One window from the genome of Saccharomyces mikatae IFO 1815 strain IFO1815 genome assembly, chromosome: 6 encodes:
- the GTR2 gene encoding Gtr2p (similar to Saccharomyces cerevisiae GTR2 (YGR163W); ancestral locus Anc_4.54), which yields MSLEATDSKAMVLLMGVRRCGKSSICKVVFHNMQPLDTLYLESTSNPSLEHFSTLIDLAVMELPGQLNYFEPSYDSERLFKSVGALVYVIDSQDEYINAITNLAMIIEYAYKVNPSINIEVLIHKVDGLSEDFKVDAQRDIMQRTGEELLELGLDGVQVSFYLTSIFDHSIYEAFSRIVQKLIPELSFLENMLDNLIQHSKIEKAFLFDVNSKIYVSTDSNPVDIQMYEVCSEFIDVTIDLFDLYKAPVLRNSQKSTDENNTINPRNELQNVSQLANGVIIYLRQMIRGLALVAIIRPNGTDMESCLTVADYNIDIFKKGLEDIWANARASQTKNSIEDDM from the coding sequence ATGAGTTTAGAGGCCACAGATTCCAAAGCCATGGTCCTGTTGATGGGTGTAAGAAGATGTGgaaaatcatcaatttgTAAAGTTGTTTTCCATAATATGCAACCCTTGGATACTTTGTATCTTGAATCAACCTCGAATCCCTCTCTTGAGCATTTTTCCACTCTCATCGACCTAGCAGTAATGGAGCTTCCTGGACAGCTAAACTACTTTGAGCCCAGTTATGATTCTGAAAGATTATTCAAAAGCGTTGGAGCATTAGTTTATGTTATTGACTCTCAAGATGAATACATCAATGCAATTACTAACCTGGCGATGATTATTGAGTATGCCTATAAGGTGAATCCCTCTATCAATATAGAGGTTTTAATTCACAAGGTTGATGGTCTAAGTGAGGACTTTAAAGTTGATGCTCAGCGTGATATAATGCAACGGACCGGTGAAGAATTGCTAGAACTGGGATTGGATGGTGTTCAGGTTTCATTCTACTTAACATCAATCTTCGATCACTCGATATATGAAGCATTTTCAAGGATAGTGCAAAAGCTAATACCTGAATTGTCTTTTCTGGAGAATATGTTAGATAACTTAATTCagcattcaaaaattgaaaaggcctttttatttgatgTTAATTCCAAAATTTACGTTTCCACAGATTCAAATCCTGTTGATATACAAATGTACGAAGTATGCTCTGAGTTTATAGATGTGACAATTGATTTATTTGACTTATATAAGGCACCTGTCCTACGGAATAGCCAGAAGAGTACCGATGAGAATAATACGATAAATCCTCGTAACGAGCTACAGAATGTATCACAACTAGCTAATGGTGTGATTATTTACTTGAGACAGATGATCAGGGGTTTAGCATTGGTTGCAATCATAAGACCTAATGGTACAGACATGGAAAGTTGCTTAACTGTTGCGGATTATAATATTGACATTTTTAAGAAGGGTTTGGAGGATATTTGGGCAAATGCAAGAGCTAGTCAAACCAAAAATAGTATTGAGGACGATATGTGA